In a single window of the Drosophila miranda strain MSH22 chromosome XL, D.miranda_PacBio2.1, whole genome shotgun sequence genome:
- the LOC117188979 gene encoding PH domain-containing protein DDB_G0275795-like: protein MDIEAGPEPSCSKRSNGNDPADDKDNEMSVKRSRPDDSNESLSLPAAPVAGAQDSAMDYEMQEQQQEQPQEQPQEQPQEQQQQAPFPQQGPHHLGVPYSILHCPVHPNRVDVFHWATLRHFAYNMPFNDKYHGRDD from the coding sequence ATGGATATTGAAGCCGGGCCTGAGCCGAGCTGCTCAAAGCGAAGCAACGGGAATGATCCAGCCGATGATAAGGATAACGAGATGAGCGTTAAGCGCAGCCGCCCCGACGATTCGAATGAATCCTTGTCCCTGCCTGCCGCTCCGGTTGCTGGAGCACAGGACAGCGCAATGGATTACGAGatgcaggagcagcagcaggagcagccgcaggagcagccgcaggagcagccgcaggagcagcagcagcaggctcCGTTTCCGCAGCAGGGTCCGCATCATCTGGGGGTGCCGTATTCCATTCTCCATTGCCCAGTACATCCGAATCGCGTAGATGTGTTTCACTGGGCTACACTTCGTCATTTTGCGTACAATATGCCATTTAATGATAAATATCATGGACGTGACGACTAA